The following coding sequences lie in one Arachis hypogaea cultivar Tifrunner chromosome 9, arahy.Tifrunner.gnm2.J5K5, whole genome shotgun sequence genomic window:
- the LOC112710161 gene encoding disease resistance protein Roq1 produces MAHSVACSSLVSPKRYDVFISFRGEDIRTGFTSHLHKALTNKGIETFIDYQLERGDGIWDSLCKAIENSYISVVVFSRHYASSTWCLKELVKIMECRKHLGLLVIPVFYDTDPSQVRYQRETYQEAFSEQERNLLNDESEERRWRAALAEATDLSGFDSQSRDESLLIKDIVKDVLQKLLEFGYSNTTKRLVGIEETRKHVELLLKNARRIGIWGIGGIGKTTIAKVVFTILTPHYDSVCFLENITEESKYGELAYLRGKLLEQLKQINPIGKVVGTKLTTRSLKKALIVLDGVDTLEQLEYLCEESKVLDDLPEDSRVIITTRNRCLLTNKVDEIYEVKALSPEESLKLFSLRAFREIHPKEGYEELSKRAVEYAGGIPFALNALGSYLSSSRSLDKDFWESTMRKLENSPNVEIQEVLRY; encoded by the exons ATGGCTCACTCTGTTGCATGCTCATCTCTGGTCTCCCCCAAAAGGTACGATGTATTTATTAGCTTCCGAGGGGAGGACATCCGCACCGGCTTCACCAGCCATCTTCATAAGGCTCTTACCAACAAGGGAATCGAAACATTCATAGATTATCAACTTGAAAGAGGAGATGGCATTTGGGATTCACTTTGTAAAGCAATCGAAAACTCATACATATCGGTGGTCGTCTTTTCTAGACACTACGCTTCCTCAACATGGTGCTTGAAAGAACTGGTGAAAATAATGGAGTGCAGAAAACATCTAGGGCTGCTTGTTATTCCTGTGTTCTACGATACAGATCCATCACAGGTACGCTATCAGAGAGAGACTTATCAGGAAGCTTTTTCTGAACAGGAACGGAATCTCCTGAACGATGAATCCGAAGAGCGTAGGTGGAGGGCTGCTCTGGCTGAAGCCACAGATCTATCTGGATTCGACTCACAAAGTAG GGACGAATCTCTACTCATCAAGGACATTGTCAAAGATGTTTTGCAAAAGCTATTGGAATTTGGATATTCCAATACCACAAAAAGGCTTGTTGGAATTGAAGAAACTCGTAAACACGTTGAGTTATTACTCAAAAATGCTCGAAGAATTGGAATTTGGGGTATTGGGGGAATAGGAAAGACGACAATTGCTAAAGTTGTGTTTACCATCCTCACTCCCCACTATGATAGTGTTTGCTTCTTGGAAAATATAACAGAAGAATCAAAATATGGTGAGTTGGCATATTTACGTGGAAAGCTCTTGGAGCAACTAAAGCAAATTAATCCTATAGGTAAGGTTGTAGGAACTAAACTCACAACAAGAAGCCTGAAAAAAGCTCTCATTGTGCTTGATGGTGTGGATACTCTTGAGCAATTAGAGTACTTGTGTGAAGAGTCTAAAGTTCTTGATGACCTACCAGAAGATAGCAGAGTCATCATTACAACAAGAAATAGGTGTTTGCTTACTAACAAAGTAGATGAGATATACGAGGTCAAGGCATTGAGCCCCGAAGAATCTCTAAAGCTTTTTAGCCTTAGAGCCTTTAGGGAAATCCATCCCAAAGAGGGATATGAGGAACTCTCAAAACGAGCAGTAGAATATGCAGGAGGTATTCCATTTGCTCTAAATGCACTGGGTTCATATTTATCCTCTTCGAGATCACTGGATAAAGATTTTTGGGAAAGCACTATGAGAAAACTTGAAAACTCCCCTAATGTAGAAATTCAAGAGGTGTTAAGGTATTAG